The Haloplanus salinarum genome includes a region encoding these proteins:
- a CDS encoding methyl-accepting chemotaxis protein: protein MLMDQYRRALWGTMDVLGITESIERKIVAAVTIQFGVAIVLAVLPFVLSGVVRTALTVALLTGAAVAFVNTLLIARRDFVAPVRMLEDAATTIAAGEIDDATIESHDQDDEIGSLVDAFDDMRASLVTISAQADALAEQEFDAPVLAESVPGSFGDSLDRMADNLRRNTRELEALTDHLERTADRYGDVMAEAADKDLSVRIDPDEESEAMAAIARSFNRMLDDIEGTVGEVSAFADTVSKRTVDTSTELDEVARASERISDATDEISDDAEEQRDQLQRIVSEMSDLSATVEEIAASADSVAEVATRTAEMGDDGQEAAVEALDRMDAIEARATDTMDQLRELDDRMARMGDIVATISDIAERTNLLALNASIEAAHSGDGAEGFAVVADEVKSLAEEAQAEATDVQEIIDGVQTQTTATVEGMRETTEEVADAVETVEDAIDSLDRIAELAHETDEGMREISDATDQQAASTEETVAMVEQIETTSQETATGATDVAGAAREQSASLDDVSGRVDDLADQADALRELLETFELSTETVDGATETADAMDDVVVATDDVALDDPDEAGIRTDGEADARADGEAVDGADDTTDAALDAGDGDGATPPEVEADGGLTSDR from the coding sequence ATGCTCATGGACCAGTATCGACGAGCGCTGTGGGGGACGATGGACGTCCTCGGGATCACCGAGTCCATCGAGCGCAAGATCGTCGCCGCGGTGACGATCCAGTTCGGTGTCGCGATCGTTCTCGCCGTCCTCCCCTTCGTCCTGTCAGGCGTCGTTCGGACGGCGCTGACGGTCGCCCTCCTCACTGGCGCCGCCGTCGCGTTCGTGAACACGCTGCTCATCGCTCGTCGCGACTTCGTCGCCCCGGTGCGGATGCTCGAGGACGCGGCGACGACGATCGCCGCCGGCGAGATCGACGACGCCACTATCGAGAGCCACGATCAGGACGACGAGATCGGGAGCCTCGTCGACGCGTTCGACGACATGCGCGCGTCGCTCGTGACGATCTCCGCGCAGGCCGACGCCCTCGCCGAGCAGGAGTTCGACGCGCCGGTCCTCGCGGAGTCGGTCCCCGGGTCGTTCGGCGACTCCCTCGACCGGATGGCGGACAACCTCCGGCGGAACACCCGCGAGCTGGAGGCCCTGACGGACCACCTCGAACGGACGGCCGACCGGTACGGAGACGTGATGGCGGAGGCCGCCGACAAGGACCTCTCGGTTCGGATCGATCCCGACGAGGAAAGCGAGGCCATGGCCGCCATCGCGCGCTCGTTCAACCGGATGCTCGACGACATCGAGGGGACCGTCGGAGAGGTGTCCGCGTTCGCCGACACCGTCTCCAAGCGGACCGTCGACACCTCGACCGAACTCGACGAAGTGGCGCGGGCGAGCGAGCGGATCAGCGACGCCACCGACGAGATCTCCGACGATGCCGAGGAACAGCGGGATCAGCTCCAGCGGATCGTCTCGGAGATGAGCGACCTCTCCGCGACGGTCGAGGAGATCGCGGCCTCCGCCGACAGCGTCGCCGAGGTGGCTACCCGCACCGCGGAGATGGGCGACGACGGACAGGAGGCGGCCGTCGAGGCCCTCGACCGGATGGACGCCATCGAGGCCCGGGCGACCGACACGATGGACCAACTCCGCGAACTCGACGACCGCATGGCGCGGATGGGCGACATCGTCGCCACCATCTCCGACATCGCCGAGCGCACGAACCTCCTCGCGCTCAACGCGTCCATCGAGGCCGCCCACTCGGGCGACGGCGCCGAGGGCTTCGCCGTCGTCGCCGACGAGGTGAAGTCGCTGGCCGAGGAGGCCCAGGCCGAGGCGACGGACGTCCAGGAGATCATCGACGGCGTCCAGACACAGACCACTGCCACCGTCGAGGGAATGCGCGAAACCACCGAGGAGGTCGCCGACGCCGTCGAAACCGTCGAGGACGCCATCGACTCGCTCGACCGCATCGCCGAACTCGCCCACGAGACCGACGAGGGTATGCGGGAGATATCGGACGCCACCGACCAGCAGGCCGCCTCGACCGAGGAGACCGTCGCCATGGTCGAACAGATCGAGACCACGAGCCAGGAGACCGCCACCGGCGCCACCGACGTCGCCGGGGCCGCCCGGGAGCAGTCCGCCTCCCTCGACGACGTCTCCGGCCGCGTCGACGACCTGGCCGACCAGGCCGACGCCCTCCGGGAACTGCTGGAGACGTTCGAACTGTCGACGGAGACAGTCGACGGAGCGACCGAGACGGCCGACGCGATGGACGACGTGGTGGTAGCGACGGACGACGTCGCACTCGACGACCCCGACGAAGCGGGCATACGGACGGACGGCGAGGCGGACGCGCGGGCGGACGGTGAGGCGGTCGACGGGGCCGACGACACGACTGACGCGGCGCTCGACGCCGGCGACGGCGACGGCGCCACACCCCCCGAGGTCGAAGCCGACGGCGGCCTCACGTCGGATCGCTGA
- a CDS encoding ABC transporter ATP-binding protein — MALLEARGVVSGYGDAEILHGVDLDVEDREIVTIIGPNGAGKSTMMKATYGLIDCWAGTVTFDGEDITDLRADQVTERGMCYVPQRENIFPTLTVRENLEMGAYIDDPDPADFEEVWERFPFLEERENMRASAMSGGQQQMLALSSALMIDPDLLLVDEPSAGLAPDLVDDMFERLVQIRDETDTAILMVEQNARKALAVSDRGYVLDMGENRFEGSGEELLESDEVADLYLGGA, encoded by the coding sequence ATGGCGCTGCTCGAAGCCCGCGGCGTGGTGTCGGGGTACGGCGACGCGGAGATCCTCCACGGCGTCGACCTCGACGTCGAGGACCGCGAGATCGTCACCATCATCGGGCCGAACGGCGCGGGCAAGTCGACGATGATGAAAGCCACCTACGGCCTCATCGACTGCTGGGCGGGGACGGTCACCTTCGACGGCGAGGACATCACCGACCTCCGGGCCGATCAGGTCACCGAGCGCGGCATGTGTTACGTCCCGCAGCGGGAGAACATCTTCCCGACGCTGACGGTGCGCGAGAACCTCGAGATGGGCGCGTACATCGACGACCCCGACCCCGCGGACTTCGAGGAAGTCTGGGAGCGGTTCCCGTTCCTCGAGGAGCGGGAGAACATGCGGGCGAGCGCCATGTCCGGCGGCCAACAGCAGATGCTCGCGCTCTCCTCGGCGCTGATGATCGATCCCGACCTCCTGCTCGTGGACGAACCCTCCGCCGGCCTCGCGCCGGACCTCGTCGACGACATGTTCGAGCGCCTGGTGCAGATCCGCGACGAGACCGACACGGCCATCCTGATGGTCGAACAGAACGCCCGGAAGGCGCTGGCCGTCTCGGACCGGGGGTACGTCCTCGACATGGGCGAAAACCGGTTCGAGGGATCCGGCGAGGAGCTTCTCGAAAGCGACGAGGTGGCGGACCTCTACCTCGGGGGCGCGTGA
- a CDS encoding sodium:solute symporter family transporter, which yields MATFTLTVGVMVLTLASFLVVGVYYGRRNLDGVEDFLAARGSTGVSLGLATFIAYAAGSGLLFSPPESGARLGIAAVIGYGVAIATPFFLYLTVAPKIRERMPQGHTVVEYARARYGRPMYFLTLFVALFYMFILMTANLTGVALAIQAIAGVPLLVTLTLVGGVVMLYTVQGGLLSSIFTDLVQTLLLVPLLVGTAVVAVFQLGGPAELLTRMQATNPTAVSLTNPAGVRFAVYIVIALVGAEMLNQSLWQRAHAARDTRSLRLSLIGATVAVVPMTILAGLYGVIASGLGMDFASPSAALPTVVQATFGTGLQLVFVVLVLLVIASTLDNALSAIVSILAVDVVPLFDADRSGPELLRVARILTVVIAVVGVAIAATGPSVLFLLLRADLLASATVGPILIGLYTSRLGGTAAFTAAVLGIVAGVPWFLATNYLYSFAGALLVSNAVAVGWMLARPADFSFDELTDLESLE from the coding sequence ATGGCGACATTCACGCTCACGGTCGGCGTCATGGTACTCACGCTCGCGTCTTTTCTGGTGGTCGGGGTCTACTACGGACGGCGGAACCTCGACGGCGTCGAGGACTTCCTCGCGGCCCGCGGGTCGACGGGCGTCTCGCTGGGTCTCGCGACGTTCATCGCCTACGCCGCCGGATCGGGGCTGCTGTTCAGTCCCCCCGAATCCGGCGCCCGGCTCGGTATCGCGGCGGTGATCGGCTACGGCGTCGCCATCGCGACGCCGTTCTTCCTCTATCTGACCGTCGCGCCGAAGATCCGCGAACGGATGCCGCAGGGACACACCGTCGTCGAGTACGCCCGGGCGCGCTACGGGCGGCCGATGTACTTCCTCACGCTGTTCGTCGCGCTGTTTTACATGTTCATCCTGATGACGGCGAACCTCACGGGCGTCGCGCTGGCCATCCAGGCCATCGCCGGCGTCCCGTTGCTCGTGACGCTCACCCTCGTCGGCGGCGTCGTGATGCTCTATACGGTGCAGGGTGGCCTCCTGTCCAGCATCTTCACCGACCTCGTCCAGACCCTCCTGCTCGTCCCGCTGCTCGTCGGGACGGCGGTCGTCGCCGTGTTCCAACTGGGGGGGCCGGCGGAACTCCTCACGCGGATGCAGGCGACGAACCCGACGGCCGTCAGCCTGACGAACCCCGCCGGCGTCCGGTTTGCCGTCTACATCGTCATCGCGCTCGTCGGCGCGGAGATGCTCAACCAGTCGCTCTGGCAGCGTGCCCACGCGGCCCGCGACACCCGGTCGTTGCGCCTCTCGTTGATCGGTGCGACCGTCGCCGTCGTGCCCATGACGATCCTCGCCGGCCTGTACGGCGTCATCGCCAGCGGTCTCGGGATGGATTTCGCGTCGCCGTCCGCCGCGCTGCCGACGGTCGTGCAGGCCACCTTCGGGACGGGCCTGCAGTTGGTGTTCGTCGTGCTCGTCCTGCTGGTGATCGCCAGCACGCTCGACAACGCCCTGTCGGCCATCGTGAGCATCCTCGCCGTGGACGTCGTGCCGCTGTTCGACGCCGACCGGAGCGGCCCCGAACTCCTGCGGGTCGCGCGGATCCTCACGGTCGTCATCGCCGTCGTCGGCGTCGCCATCGCCGCCACGGGGCCGAGCGTCCTCTTCCTGTTGCTCCGTGCGGACCTGCTCGCGTCCGCGACGGTCGGCCCGATCCTCATCGGCCTGTACACCTCCCGGCTCGGCGGGACGGCGGCCTTTACCGCGGCCGTCCTCGGTATCGTCGCCGGCGTCCCGTGGTTCCTCGCCACC
- a CDS encoding branched-chain amino acid ABC transporter permease: MAASDVVISFMLLVSIYGILSLGLNVKYGHTGLLDFGHVGFYLVGAYTAALFVLGPDDPTDFTAYVIGLGEVPVVGTWPVAIAAATLLAGVIGGLVALPTIRLREDYLAITVLGVSVIFQRIIQSETWLANGPDALRGYSPPLQDLFPLAMETLIGPAMFGLVVAIVWGVATGALGRLRETDSRLPLDGVYAVTTFGLTRLRRRTDALGSATTVSATAGAVAGLLTFALLVAVDPLLSLGAVVSLYTWFVALVAVSHYYGDLARREWAVGIALGTGLLVALLPLPIVDAVGLKSALTLALLGALVAAYYLGVTRVDWLADVKLTVVGVGSLWFVSLWYFLLPILGPLGDGDVGGALNTLVQNVVWLLGFGGDTGIGYAVVFVGELTVNVDYARFQLAAFVLFLAGLYYVLELAVRSPFGRVLRAVRNDETVVKSLGKDPFVYKVQTMVLGSALGGFAGALWAMYAQGLTFTTFAPRITFITLLIMFLGGAGNNKGMILGAAIFWAFQQATTQLASFFPPAVRVNIQAFRLVVVGVLFLLVLYYVPEGLLGREEGTTSEVDG, encoded by the coding sequence ATGGCGGCCTCCGACGTCGTCATCTCCTTTATGCTCCTGGTGTCCATCTACGGCATCCTCTCGCTCGGCCTGAACGTCAAGTACGGCCACACCGGCCTGCTCGATTTCGGCCACGTCGGCTTCTACCTCGTCGGCGCGTACACCGCGGCGCTGTTCGTCCTCGGACCGGACGACCCCACCGACTTCACCGCGTACGTCATCGGCCTCGGCGAGGTGCCCGTGGTCGGCACCTGGCCGGTCGCCATCGCCGCGGCGACGCTCCTGGCCGGGGTGATCGGCGGCCTGGTCGCCCTGCCGACGATCCGGCTACGCGAGGACTACCTCGCCATCACGGTGCTCGGCGTCTCGGTCATCTTCCAGCGGATCATCCAGTCCGAGACGTGGCTGGCGAACGGGCCCGACGCCCTCCGCGGCTACAGCCCGCCGCTCCAGGACCTCTTCCCGCTGGCGATGGAGACGCTGATCGGCCCCGCGATGTTCGGCCTCGTCGTCGCCATCGTCTGGGGAGTCGCCACGGGCGCGCTCGGGCGCCTCCGCGAGACGGACTCGCGGCTCCCCCTCGACGGCGTCTACGCCGTGACGACGTTCGGACTGACGCGGCTCCGCCGCCGGACCGACGCGCTCGGCTCGGCCACGACGGTCAGCGCCACGGCCGGTGCCGTCGCGGGCCTGCTCACGTTCGCCCTGCTGGTGGCGGTCGACCCGCTCTTGAGCCTCGGGGCGGTCGTCTCGCTGTACACGTGGTTCGTGGCGCTGGTGGCCGTTTCCCACTACTACGGCGACCTGGCCCGCCGCGAGTGGGCGGTCGGTATCGCGCTCGGGACCGGCCTGCTGGTCGCGCTCCTCCCGCTCCCCATCGTCGACGCCGTCGGGCTCAAGAGTGCCCTGACGCTCGCCTTACTCGGCGCGCTCGTGGCCGCGTACTACCTCGGCGTGACCCGGGTCGACTGGCTCGCCGACGTGAAACTGACCGTCGTCGGCGTCGGGTCGCTCTGGTTCGTCTCGCTGTGGTACTTCCTGCTGCCGATCCTGGGCCCGCTCGGCGACGGCGACGTCGGCGGCGCCCTCAACACGCTGGTCCAAAACGTCGTCTGGCTCCTCGGCTTCGGCGGCGACACGGGTATCGGCTACGCGGTGGTCTTCGTCGGCGAGCTGACCGTCAACGTCGACTACGCGCGCTTCCAACTCGCCGCGTTCGTCCTCTTTCTCGCCGGCCTGTACTACGTCCTGGAACTCGCCGTCAGGTCGCCGTTCGGCCGCGTCCTGCGGGCGGTCCGCAACGACGAGACGGTCGTGAAGTCCCTCGGCAAGGACCCGTTCGTCTACAAGGTCCAGACGATGGTCCTGGGGTCGGCGCTCGGCGGGTTCGCGGGCGCCCTCTGGGCCATGTACGCCCAGGGGCTGACCTTCACCACCTTCGCGCCCCGGATCACGTTCATCACCCTGCTGATCATGTTCCTGGGCGGCGCCGGCAACAACAAGGGGATGATCCTCGGGGCGGCCATCTTCTGGGCGTTCCAGCAGGCGACGACACAGCTCGCCTCCTTCTTCCCGCCCGCCGTCCGCGTCAACATCCAGGCGTTCCGGCTGGTGGTCGTCGGCGTCCTCTTCCTGCTCGTCCTCTACTACGTTCCGGAGGGTCTGCTCGGGCGCGAGGAGGGGACCACCTCGGAGGTGGACGGATGA
- a CDS encoding ABC transporter ATP-binding protein — MSDAIVEVEDLRKTFGGIVAVDGATFDIAEGSITGLIGPNGAGKTTTFNLVSGFYEPDGGTVRYDGRDLQTIMRPHRDETVIWGGASGLTIGALGGVVGLGPLGLSAVPAAGATVAGAALGAGGYLAKQRATQRRPGHTNSRPYMLAREGLVRTFQLTRELGEMTALENLMLAPQGQAGENLANAWFRRGAVAEEEATVRERAEETLELLEIDHLRDEPAGNLSGGQRKLLELGRVLMLEPRVILLDEPVAGVNPALTEKLMARIESLREDGYTFCIVEHDMEVIMELSDTIIVMNEGKKLVEGEPEAIRNDEAVIDAYLGVG, encoded by the coding sequence ATGAGCGACGCCATCGTCGAGGTCGAGGACCTGCGCAAGACCTTCGGCGGCATCGTCGCCGTCGACGGCGCCACCTTCGACATCGCCGAGGGGTCGATAACGGGACTCATCGGGCCGAACGGCGCGGGCAAGACGACCACGTTCAACCTCGTCAGCGGGTTCTACGAGCCCGACGGCGGCACGGTCCGGTACGACGGCCGCGACCTGCAGACGATCATGCGCCCCCACCGGGACGAGACGGTCATCTGGGGCGGTGCCAGCGGGCTCACGATCGGCGCCCTCGGCGGCGTCGTCGGCCTCGGCCCCCTCGGGCTGAGCGCCGTCCCGGCCGCCGGGGCGACCGTCGCCGGCGCGGCGCTCGGCGCGGGTGGTTACCTCGCCAAACAGCGGGCCACCCAGCGCCGCCCCGGCCACACCAACAGCCGCCCGTACATGCTGGCCCGCGAGGGGTTGGTCCGCACCTTCCAGCTCACCCGCGAACTCGGCGAGATGACCGCACTGGAGAACCTGATGCTGGCGCCCCAGGGGCAGGCCGGCGAGAACCTCGCCAACGCCTGGTTCCGGCGCGGGGCCGTCGCCGAGGAGGAGGCGACGGTCCGGGAACGGGCCGAGGAGACGCTCGAACTGCTGGAGATCGACCACCTCCGGGACGAACCGGCGGGCAACCTCTCGGGCGGCCAGCGCAAACTGCTGGAGCTCGGGCGGGTGTTGATGCTCGAACCGCGGGTGATCCTGCTCGACGAACCCGTCGCGGGCGTCAACCCTGCACTCACCGAGAAGCTGATGGCCCGCATCGAGTCGCTCCGCGAGGACGGCTACACGTTCTGTATCGTCGAACACGACATGGAAGTGATCATGGAACTCTCCGATACGATCATCGTGATGAACGAGGGGAAGAAACTCGTCGAGGGGGAGCCCGAGGCGATCCGAAACGACGAGGCAGTCATCGACGCCTACCTCGGGGTGGGATGA